Proteins from one Embleya scabrispora genomic window:
- the prcB gene encoding proteasome subunit beta produces MEANTRGTGRLPAAFLTPGSSSFAEFLDAYRPELLPARRTPPLQPVTIEAPHGTTIVTATFDGGVVMAGDRRATMGNLIAQRDIEKVFPADEYSVVGIAGTAGLAVEMVRLFQVELEHYEKIEGTTLSLEGKANRLSQMIRGNLGMAMQGLAVVPLFAGFDVDGGVGRIFSYDVTGGRSEEHGFHAVGSGSLFARGALKKLYRSGLDADGIVQVCIQALYDAADDDSATGGPDLTRRIFPVVTLVTEDGIRRLSSDEVGAIVRTVVNARMDAPDGPTAPLT; encoded by the coding sequence GTGGAAGCCAACACTCGTGGCACCGGGCGTCTACCGGCTGCCTTCCTGACCCCCGGGTCGTCCTCGTTCGCCGAATTCCTCGACGCGTATCGGCCCGAGCTCTTGCCCGCGCGTAGGACGCCGCCGCTGCAGCCCGTGACGATCGAGGCGCCGCACGGTACGACGATCGTGACCGCGACGTTCGACGGCGGCGTGGTGATGGCCGGCGACCGGCGGGCCACGATGGGGAACCTGATCGCACAGCGGGACATCGAGAAGGTGTTCCCGGCCGACGAGTACTCGGTCGTGGGTATCGCCGGCACCGCCGGGCTCGCGGTCGAGATGGTCCGGCTGTTCCAGGTCGAACTCGAGCACTACGAGAAGATCGAGGGCACCACGCTCTCGCTGGAGGGCAAGGCCAACCGGCTGTCGCAGATGATCCGCGGCAACCTCGGCATGGCCATGCAGGGCCTCGCGGTGGTGCCGCTGTTCGCCGGCTTCGACGTGGACGGCGGAGTCGGGCGGATCTTCAGCTACGACGTCACCGGCGGCCGGTCGGAGGAGCACGGCTTCCACGCGGTGGGTTCGGGCTCGCTGTTCGCCCGGGGCGCGCTGAAGAAGCTGTACCGCTCCGGCCTGGACGCCGACGGCATCGTCCAGGTGTGCATCCAGGCGCTCTACGACGCGGCCGACGACGACTCGGCCACCGGTGGTCCCGACCTGACCCGGCGGATCTTCCCGGTGGTCACCCTGGTGACCGAGGACGGCATCCGCCGGCTCTCGTCCGATGAGGTCGGCGCCATCGTCCGGACCGTGGTGAACGCCCGTATGGACGCCCCGGACGGCCCGACCGCCCCGCTGACCTGA
- a CDS encoding ubiquitin-like protein Pup — translation MATKDSGGQQRATKRSEEVEETTAEAQSDVQERHEKLTDDVDAVLDEIDEVLEENAEEFVRGFVQKGGE, via the coding sequence ATGGCCACTAAGGACAGCGGCGGTCAACAGCGCGCGACAAAGCGCTCGGAAGAGGTTGAGGAGACCACCGCCGAAGCCCAGTCCGACGTGCAGGAACGGCACGAAAAGTTGACGGATGACGTCGACGCGGTATTGGACGAAATCGACGAGGTGCTCGAGGAGAATGCCGAGGAATTTGTGCGCGGGTTTGTGCAGAAAGGTGGGGAATAG
- the prcA gene encoding proteasome subunit alpha — protein sequence MTTPFYVSPQQAMADRADYARKGIARGRSVVVLTYADGILFVAENYSRALHKISEIYDRIAFAAVGKYNEFENLRIGGVRYADIRGYSYARNDVTARGLANVYAQTLGTIFSSGGEKPYEVELIVAEVGAAPEDDQIYRLTYDGSVADEHNYVAMGGNVEQITDQLKRRHREGLSLEEALKVAVDALSRDGVGEKRSITASQLEVATLDRTRPQQRKFKRLVGGQLNRLLGEVEPTGEAAAEEGAAEAAPETASEAGEE from the coding sequence GTGACGACGCCCTTCTATGTGTCGCCGCAGCAGGCCATGGCGGACCGGGCCGACTATGCCCGCAAGGGCATCGCCCGGGGCCGCAGCGTGGTCGTGCTGACTTACGCGGACGGCATCCTGTTCGTGGCGGAGAACTACTCTCGCGCCCTGCACAAGATCAGTGAGATCTACGACCGCATCGCGTTCGCCGCGGTGGGCAAGTACAACGAGTTCGAGAACCTGCGGATCGGCGGCGTGCGCTACGCCGACATCCGGGGCTATTCGTACGCGCGCAACGACGTCACCGCCCGCGGCCTGGCGAACGTGTACGCGCAGACGCTGGGCACGATCTTCTCCAGCGGGGGGGAGAAGCCCTACGAGGTGGAACTGATCGTCGCCGAGGTGGGCGCCGCGCCCGAGGACGACCAGATCTATCGGCTCACCTACGACGGTTCGGTCGCCGACGAGCACAACTACGTGGCGATGGGCGGCAACGTCGAGCAGATCACCGACCAGCTCAAGCGCCGGCACCGCGAGGGGCTGTCGCTGGAGGAGGCGCTCAAGGTGGCGGTCGACGCCCTCTCGCGTGACGGTGTCGGGGAGAAGCGCTCCATCACGGCCTCGCAGCTGGAGGTCGCGACGCTGGATCGCACCAGGCCGCAGCAGCGCAAGTTCAAGCGTCTGGTGGGCGGTCAGCTGAACCGCCTGCTCGGCGAGGTCGAGCCGACCGGCGAGGCGGCGGCGGAGGAGGGGGCGGCCGAGGCCGCGCCGGAGACCGCTTCCGAGGCCGGCGAGGAGTAG
- the pafA gene encoding Pup--protein ligase, translated as MDRRIFGLENEYGVTCTFRGQRRLSPDEVARYLFRRVVSWGRSSNVFLRNGARLYLDVGSHPEYATPECDSVPELVVHDKAGERILEGLLVDAERRLHEEGIAGDVYLFKNNTDSAGNSYGCHENYCVARHGEFSRLADVLIPFLVTRQMLCGAGKVLQTPRGAVYCVSQRAEHIWEGVSSATTRSRPIINTRDEPHADAERYRRLHVIVGDSNMAEPTTLLKVGSTDLVLRMIEAGIVMRDLTLENPIRAIREVSHDMTGSRKVRLANGREASALDIQREYLTKAQEFADRRGIRTGTVEKVLDLWERTLEAIDSGNLDLVGREIDWVIKYQLIERYRAKHNLPMSSPRVAQIDLAYHDIHRRRGLYYLMERRGQVDRIGNDLKIFEAKSLPPQTTRARLRGEFIKKAQEQRRDFTVDWVHLKLNDQAQRTVLCKDPFRSVDDRVEKLIASM; from the coding sequence ATGGACCGCCGCATCTTCGGGCTGGAGAACGAGTACGGCGTCACCTGTACGTTCCGGGGGCAGCGCAGGCTCTCCCCGGACGAGGTGGCGCGGTACCTCTTCCGCCGAGTCGTTTCGTGGGGCCGAAGCAGCAATGTCTTCCTACGCAATGGGGCCCGGCTGTATCTGGACGTGGGCAGCCACCCCGAATACGCGACGCCCGAGTGCGACTCGGTGCCGGAACTTGTCGTGCACGACAAGGCCGGTGAGCGCATTCTCGAGGGTCTTCTCGTCGACGCCGAACGTCGGCTGCACGAAGAGGGCATCGCGGGTGACGTGTATCTCTTCAAGAACAACACCGATTCCGCCGGCAACTCCTACGGTTGCCACGAGAACTATTGTGTGGCGCGGCACGGGGAATTCTCCCGGCTCGCCGACGTGCTCATCCCGTTCCTGGTGACCCGTCAGATGTTGTGCGGCGCGGGCAAGGTGCTCCAGACGCCGCGCGGTGCGGTGTACTGCGTGAGTCAGCGCGCCGAACACATTTGGGAGGGCGTCAGTTCCGCCACGACCCGTTCCCGTCCGATAATCAACACGCGCGACGAACCGCATGCCGACGCCGAGCGCTATCGGCGGCTGCATGTCATCGTCGGCGACTCCAACATGGCCGAGCCCACCACGCTGCTCAAGGTCGGCTCGACCGACCTGGTGCTGCGGATGATCGAGGCCGGGATCGTCATGCGCGACCTGACCCTGGAGAACCCGATCCGGGCGATCCGCGAGGTCAGCCACGACATGACCGGCTCGCGCAAGGTGCGGCTGGCCAACGGCCGCGAGGCCAGCGCGTTGGACATCCAGCGCGAATACCTGACCAAGGCGCAGGAGTTCGCCGATCGCCGGGGCATCCGCACCGGCACGGTCGAGAAGGTGCTCGATCTGTGGGAGCGCACCCTCGAGGCGATCGACTCCGGCAATCTCGACCTGGTCGGGCGCGAGATCGACTGGGTGATCAAGTATCAGCTGATCGAGCGCTACCGGGCCAAGCACAACCTGCCCATGTCCTCGCCGCGGGTGGCGCAGATAGACCTCGCCTACCACGACATCCACCGGCGCCGAGGGCTCTACTACCTGATGGAGCGACGCGGACAGGTCGATCGGATCGGCAACGACCTGAAGATCTTCGAGGCGAAGTCGCTGCCGCCGCAGACCACTCGGGCGCGGCTGCGCGGCGAGTTCATCAAGAAGGCCCAGGAGCAGCGGCGCGACTTCACCGTCGACTGGGTGCACCTCAAGCTCAACGACCAGGCGCAGCGCACCGTGCTGTGCAAGGACCCCTTCCGGTCGGTGGACGACCGCGTGGAGAAGTTGATCGCCAGCATGTGA
- a CDS encoding LacI family DNA-binding transcriptional regulator, with amino-acid sequence MSSPPPPAGRPTSKDVARHARVSQSTVSLVLAGKWRGRVSPATVETVRDAAAALGYRPNTSARSLRLGRTRTVMLVVPVLTSPFFGAVHSGAARVAAERDFGVVVYPTLDGADLAPNAFSPAAIDGVLASSMAAEPLDVLRSAGPGTGHLPLVMLDSEPGHGLPTVNHDVAEGMRTIAEHVVGLGHRRVARLRATVRTWTFEARDAAFRAALGPAEVIAEACAPLTLGGGREAALRLLAAPARPTVLVCDDDLQAAGAYKAARTLGLRVPEDLSVTGFDDMRYARVVEPELTTFRLPAVELGARGMTALLDLLDTGDAGPDVVLPGELVIRGSTARPVPA; translated from the coding sequence GTGTCGTCGCCCCCGCCCCCCGCCGGCCGCCCGACCAGCAAGGACGTCGCCCGACACGCCCGCGTGTCGCAGTCCACCGTGTCCCTCGTCCTCGCCGGCAAATGGCGCGGCCGGGTCTCCCCCGCCACCGTCGAGACCGTGCGCGACGCGGCCGCGGCCCTCGGCTACCGGCCCAACACCTCGGCGCGGTCACTGCGCCTGGGCCGCACCCGCACCGTGATGCTCGTCGTACCGGTGCTCACCTCGCCGTTCTTCGGCGCCGTGCACAGCGGCGCCGCCCGGGTGGCGGCCGAACGCGACTTCGGCGTCGTCGTCTACCCCACCCTCGACGGCGCCGACCTGGCCCCCAACGCCTTCTCCCCCGCCGCCATCGACGGCGTACTCGCCTCCTCGATGGCCGCCGAACCGCTCGACGTGCTGCGCTCCGCCGGACCCGGCACCGGCCACCTGCCCCTGGTCATGCTCGACAGCGAACCCGGACACGGCCTGCCGACGGTCAACCACGACGTCGCCGAGGGCATGCGCACGATCGCGGAGCACGTGGTCGGCCTCGGCCACCGGCGCGTGGCCCGGCTGCGCGCCACGGTGCGGACCTGGACGTTCGAGGCCCGCGACGCGGCCTTCCGCGCCGCGCTCGGCCCCGCCGAGGTGATCGCCGAGGCGTGCGCCCCGCTGACCCTGGGCGGCGGGCGCGAGGCGGCGCTGCGCCTGCTCGCCGCGCCCGCCCGACCCACCGTGCTGGTCTGCGACGACGACCTCCAGGCGGCCGGCGCCTACAAGGCCGCCCGCACGCTGGGCCTGCGGGTGCCCGAAGACCTGTCCGTCACCGGCTTCGACGACATGCGCTACGCGCGCGTGGTCGAGCCCGAACTGACCACCTTCCGGCTGCCCGCCGTCGAACTGGGCGCTCGCGGCATGACCGCGCTCCTCGACCTGCTCGACACCGGCGACGCGGGCCCGGACGTGGTCCTGCCCGGCGAACTGGTGATCCGCGGCTCCACCGCGCGCCCGGTGCCGGCCTGA
- a CDS encoding endonuclease VII domain-containing protein → MSDLKSGKECPDCKAWKPAQDFRRSAGNPDGLSWYCRECFRRRDADSYRARRERAGFKVRPKIDVPDGHKRCPKCEEIKPHSEWHKSSRQWDGLAAACKACRKVESRAGHLKRKYGMTEADYRAMLAEQMGVCPICQSTRPEHVDHDHETGRVRAVLCFNCNAALGMFKDRPDALRRAATYVEGIVWKPTLVAPGVYRLPS, encoded by the coding sequence ATGTCCGATTTGAAATCGGGCAAGGAATGCCCTGATTGCAAGGCATGGAAGCCTGCTCAGGATTTCAGGCGCAGCGCAGGGAATCCTGACGGGCTTTCGTGGTATTGCCGCGAGTGCTTCCGCAGGCGGGATGCGGATTCGTACCGCGCCCGGCGGGAGCGTGCTGGATTCAAGGTGCGACCCAAAATCGACGTGCCGGATGGGCATAAACGCTGTCCGAAATGTGAAGAGATCAAACCGCATTCCGAATGGCATAAAAGTTCCCGACAATGGGACGGTTTGGCGGCGGCCTGTAAGGCCTGTCGTAAGGTCGAAAGTCGAGCCGGGCATCTCAAGCGCAAGTACGGCATGACCGAGGCGGATTATCGGGCCATGCTCGCCGAGCAAATGGGTGTATGTCCGATCTGTCAGTCCACCAGGCCCGAGCACGTCGATCATGATCACGAAACCGGTAGGGTCCGAGCCGTACTCTGCTTCAACTGCAATGCCGCACTGGGCATGTTCAAGGATCGACCCGACGCGTTGCGCCGGGCCGCAACCTATGTGGAAGGGATCGTGTGGAAGCCAACACTCGTGGCACCGGGCGTCTACCGGCTGCCTTCCTGA
- a CDS encoding MFS transporter: protein MSGRVGYGTGGWYPRMRTYLELLRVPYAGRLLGGTLFGRLPNGMGALAVLLLVRADGGGYGLAGALSAVYGLAGAAGQPVLGRWMDRRGQTRVLIGSATVSALAYVVFALVGAHPLPVAVAAVLVAGFTTPPLEAGLRALWPSVLTPERVQAAYALDAAAQEVLFTVGPLIVVVLVQLGSAQLAVVSTGLVGVVGTLIVATSHPSRVWRGEPHTPHWAGALRSPGLRVVLPAFALAGIALGVLSVAAVAYADREGSDALSGMFLAAMSFGALLGGLVHGVRAWRTPPARRLLWFMGWLTVCYLPLIVVPGPWVMMPLAVLSGVFLAPAIACVFTLIDELAPRGTVTEAFAWLVAAMGAGAALGMALAGWAGEVAGARGAFAVAGVGAGLGLLVLLAGRGRLIPNVIRLGKTADAELSRNGASSA, encoded by the coding sequence ATGAGCGGACGTGTCGGGTACGGCACGGGAGGGTGGTACCCGCGGATGCGGACCTATCTGGAACTGCTGCGCGTGCCCTACGCGGGGCGGCTGCTCGGCGGGACCCTGTTCGGGCGACTGCCCAACGGCATGGGCGCGTTGGCGGTGCTGCTGCTGGTGCGCGCGGACGGCGGCGGGTACGGCCTGGCGGGTGCGTTGTCCGCGGTGTACGGGCTGGCCGGTGCGGCGGGGCAGCCGGTGCTCGGGCGGTGGATGGACCGGCGCGGGCAGACCCGGGTGCTGATCGGTTCGGCGACGGTGTCCGCGCTGGCGTACGTCGTGTTCGCGCTGGTGGGCGCCCATCCGCTTCCCGTGGCGGTGGCGGCGGTCCTGGTGGCGGGCTTCACCACGCCGCCGCTGGAGGCCGGGCTGCGGGCGCTGTGGCCCTCGGTGCTCACCCCCGAGCGGGTGCAGGCGGCCTACGCGCTGGACGCGGCCGCCCAGGAGGTGCTGTTCACCGTGGGGCCGCTGATCGTGGTGGTCCTCGTACAGCTGGGCTCGGCGCAGCTGGCCGTCGTGTCGACCGGGCTGGTCGGTGTCGTGGGCACGCTGATCGTGGCCACCTCCCACCCGTCGCGGGTCTGGCGCGGCGAGCCGCACACGCCGCACTGGGCCGGGGCGCTGCGCTCGCCCGGGCTGCGCGTGGTGCTGCCCGCCTTCGCGCTGGCCGGGATCGCGCTGGGCGTGTTGAGCGTGGCGGCGGTGGCGTACGCCGACCGCGAGGGCTCGGACGCGCTGTCGGGGATGTTCCTGGCGGCGATGTCGTTCGGCGCGCTCCTGGGCGGTCTCGTGCACGGCGTACGGGCCTGGCGTACCCCGCCGGCCCGCCGGTTGTTGTGGTTCATGGGGTGGCTGACGGTGTGTTACCTGCCGCTGATCGTGGTGCCCGGGCCGTGGGTGATGATGCCGTTGGCGGTGTTGTCGGGGGTGTTCCTGGCGCCGGCGATCGCGTGCGTGTTCACGCTGATCGACGAGTTGGCGCCGCGCGGCACGGTGACCGAGGCGTTCGCGTGGCTGGTGGCCGCGATGGGCGCGGGTGCGGCGCTCGGCATGGCGCTGGCGGGCTGGGCCGGCGAAGTGGCCGGCGCGCGGGGTGCGTTCGCGGTCGCGGGGGTCGGCGCGGGGCTCGGATTGCTGGTATTGCTGGCCGGTCGGGGCCGGCTGATCCCAAACGTGATCCGGCTCGGAAAAACCGCCGACGCGGAGTTGTCCCGGAACGGCGCGTCGTCGGCGTAA